From one Streptomyces sp. N50 genomic stretch:
- a CDS encoding response regulator transcription factor, with the protein MSLRVLVVDDQGIVRAGFAAVIDAEDDMTVVGEAADGATAVVLAAELAPDVVVMDVRMPELDGIAATRIITARENAPRVLVLTTFDLDAYVFDALRAGASGFLLKDVHASELLAGIRVVASGESVLAPSATRRLIGHYASGAGTGFRSDAENGPRELESLTGSQRNVLALLASGLNNAEIAAELDITVGTVKSHVNALLRKLGLRDRVQATILAYDLGITRPNPPGVDHL; encoded by the coding sequence ATGAGCCTCAGGGTGCTGGTCGTCGACGACCAGGGCATCGTCCGCGCGGGCTTCGCCGCCGTGATCGACGCCGAGGACGACATGACGGTCGTGGGCGAGGCCGCCGACGGCGCCACCGCGGTGGTCCTCGCCGCCGAACTCGCCCCGGACGTGGTCGTGATGGACGTACGGATGCCCGAACTCGACGGCATCGCGGCCACCCGGATCATCACCGCCCGGGAGAACGCGCCGCGCGTCCTCGTGCTGACCACCTTCGACCTCGACGCGTACGTCTTCGACGCCCTGCGCGCGGGAGCCTCCGGCTTCCTCCTCAAGGACGTGCACGCCTCCGAACTCCTCGCGGGAATCAGGGTGGTGGCGAGCGGCGAGAGCGTGCTCGCCCCGTCCGCGACCCGCAGGCTGATCGGCCACTACGCGTCCGGCGCGGGCACGGGTTTCCGTTCCGACGCCGAGAACGGCCCGCGCGAACTGGAGAGCCTCACCGGCAGCCAGCGCAACGTCCTCGCCCTGCTCGCCTCGGGCCTCAACAACGCCGAGATCGCCGCGGAGTTGGACATCACCGTCGGCACGGTCAAGTCCCACGTCAACGCCCTGCTCCGCAAACTCGGCCTGCGCGACCGCGTCCAGGCCACGATCCTCGCCTACGACCTCGGCATCACCCGCCCGAACCCACCGGGCGTAGACCATCTCTGA
- a CDS encoding sensor histidine kinase has product MRELDDQNLGDDQTALSRLSRRTALTALALVMALLWVLDVASVVTTAGLEGNGVWWRVVPGVVAAAVLLLPGRAPSLTWGAGAAVVVSWAVSLGLLTSVTPSFAGWGLLETLCLLLLLVRTAKDVSSPWAAATLGAALGVAVIAAPMRLDANGVVFSFLLTFPTGAAVGLGCYLRSLDDRRRRAVADVRQSERLELARELHDFVAHHVTGIVVQAQAARAIRESAPEQVDVLLGHIERAGSETLQSMRKLVRVLREDDGRAVRPGDLFTELGELVAAFAERDAPATLQVAAEVRQARPDPEVETSVRNVVREGLTNVRRHASGSPSVSVRVALAGEGDGDGRRLRVEVHNAPSSRRAAPNAEPLGGRGGLGLVGLAERAEAVGGTLHASRAEDGGWRLTAEFPLRGAVAGSPA; this is encoded by the coding sequence GTGCGAGAACTGGACGATCAGAATCTGGGCGACGACCAGACGGCCCTCTCCCGGCTGTCCCGCCGTACCGCGCTCACCGCGCTGGCCCTGGTCATGGCGCTGCTGTGGGTGCTCGATGTGGCCTCCGTCGTCACCACCGCCGGGCTCGAAGGGAACGGCGTCTGGTGGCGGGTGGTGCCCGGTGTCGTCGCCGCCGCGGTCCTGCTGCTGCCCGGGAGGGCGCCCTCGCTGACCTGGGGCGCGGGGGCCGCCGTGGTCGTCTCCTGGGCGGTCAGCCTGGGGCTGCTCACGTCCGTGACGCCGTCCTTCGCCGGGTGGGGGCTGCTGGAGACGCTGTGTCTGCTGCTCCTGCTGGTGCGTACGGCGAAGGACGTGTCCTCGCCCTGGGCGGCCGCGACTCTCGGCGCCGCGCTCGGTGTTGCCGTGATCGCGGCGCCGATGCGCTTGGACGCGAACGGGGTCGTCTTCTCCTTCCTGCTGACCTTCCCCACGGGTGCCGCCGTCGGGCTCGGCTGCTATCTGCGGAGCCTCGACGACCGCAGAAGGCGTGCCGTCGCCGATGTGCGGCAGAGTGAACGGCTCGAACTCGCCCGGGAACTGCATGACTTCGTCGCTCACCACGTCACCGGGATCGTCGTGCAGGCGCAGGCCGCGCGGGCGATCCGGGAGAGCGCGCCCGAGCAGGTGGACGTGTTGTTGGGGCACATCGAGCGGGCCGGGTCCGAAACCCTCCAGTCCATGCGGAAGTTGGTGCGGGTGCTGCGCGAGGACGACGGGCGGGCGGTGCGGCCGGGGGACCTCTTCACCGAACTCGGGGAACTGGTCGCCGCGTTCGCCGAACGTGACGCCCCCGCCACCCTCCAGGTCGCGGCCGAGGTGCGGCAGGCGCGGCCCGATCCCGAGGTGGAGACGTCCGTACGGAACGTGGTGCGGGAGGGGCTGACGAACGTACGACGGCATGCCTCGGGATCGCCGTCCGTGTCCGTGCGGGTCGCGCTGGCGGGGGAGGGCGACGGGGACGGGCGGCGGCTTCGGGTCGAGGTGCACAACGCGCCGTCCTCGCGGCGGGCCGCGCCGAACGCCGAACCGCTGGGCGGGCGGGGCGGGTTGGGCCTCGTCGGGCTGGCCGAACGCGCCGAGGCCGTCGGAGGCACGCTGCACGCGAGCCGGGCCGAGGACGGGGGGTGGCGGCTGACGGCGGAGTTTCCGTTGCGCGGGGCTGTGGCAGGATCGCCCGCATGA
- a CDS encoding ABC transporter ATP-binding protein encodes MTPSPPPVPQPVPPPVLQGIALSKSFGSTHALDAVDIAVRAGESVAVMGPSGSGKSTLLHCLANIERPDSGQVLLDGKRIDQLREPHRSELRRVRFGFVFQFGQLLPELPAVENVALPLMLGGTPRREAERQARTWFAPLGLDGKEDSRPGQLSGGQAQRVALARALVAGAQVVFADEPTGALDQTTGQEVISLLVRVTKEQNAALVVVTHDESVARWCDRTVRVRDGRIVGETTTSRGAVANTGAGR; translated from the coding sequence ATGACTCCCTCCCCACCTCCTGTTCCTCAGCCAGTTCCTCCGCCGGTGTTGCAGGGCATCGCGCTGTCCAAGTCCTTCGGGTCGACGCACGCGCTCGACGCGGTGGACATCGCGGTGCGCGCCGGTGAGTCCGTGGCCGTGATGGGCCCCTCGGGTTCGGGCAAGTCGACGCTGCTGCACTGCCTGGCGAACATCGAACGCCCGGACAGCGGACAGGTGTTGCTGGACGGCAAACGCATCGACCAGCTGCGCGAGCCGCATCGCAGCGAGTTGCGCCGGGTCCGCTTCGGATTCGTCTTCCAGTTCGGCCAGTTGCTGCCCGAACTCCCGGCCGTGGAGAACGTGGCCCTCCCTCTGATGCTCGGCGGCACACCCCGCCGCGAGGCGGAACGCCAGGCCCGCACCTGGTTCGCACCGCTCGGCCTGGACGGCAAGGAGGACAGCCGCCCCGGCCAGCTCTCCGGCGGCCAGGCCCAACGGGTGGCCCTGGCAAGGGCGTTGGTCGCCGGCGCCCAGGTCGTCTTCGCCGACGAACCGACCGGCGCCCTCGACCAGACGACGGGCCAGGAGGTGATCAGCCTCCTGGTGCGGGTCACCAAGGAGCAGAACGCGGCACTGGTGGTGGTCACCCACGACGAGTCGGTGGCCCGCTGGTGCGACCGTACGGTGCGGGTGCGGGACGGGCGGATCGTAGGAGAGACGACGACCTCGCGGGGCGCCGTAGCGAACACAGGAGCCGGCCGATGA
- a CDS encoding FtsX-like permease family protein: MKANHTTWTLTWRLLRGGGRHGNLGVALSIAASALCTSLLFLCVAANLGFGARAAHTDWRTPAKSNSAQAVAIQAAATTFADGAPVTVVDVAALPDGRTSPPAPPGMPRFPEPGEVWTSPALAELRGWRGLLGLSGLPGSSGSSSEPPTGTLGRAALARPGELVAVVGYEADSPTMTTKRGTDPRRPGDIVTPTPIADFKGARPADGMTTQYQDLTKLATALVIIPLLLLGASSARLSVSRRDSRLALLRLLGAAPSRIAGMAAAEAALTATAGAVTGALGYAALLPLASNVPVAGGSWYVADLWVGVPVLLAVLTGVVMMVTVSALAGLRQVVVGPLGVVRRSRTPRLNAVRALLFVAVLVGYWQFSKGRPMDINAVVYCCAAVFAALSVIGPWVVGTLGSLVTDLARRPTTLLAGRRLLDDPKSVWRAVSGLTLAGFVAGFFALFSIAAGSPWDTPGQLSLAVPSERVAAVRELAEVRLRDAGIGATVGVTTTWVATGTGASGGGGSGVEGDGGVGSGGGGGVGSGGGGGAGGAGAGGGAGAGGGAVGGGGDGDGAVSSTGGGAVSSAGGGAVGGGSAGGGGERQLTATITAPGRMDAARAALTGLTPGQYPLTGTDIDWQSREFDHDFHLSTLTVLAASFTIAIASTGITAASSVLDRRRTYGLLHLAGTPLRVLDTARRTESVLPGAVLTTGAVLTGLFCAAPLTFAGGTPHLDAGGLTLLAGCLALGFAGLAGASAASRPLLREVARGAGPRPD, from the coding sequence ATGAAGGCCAACCACACCACCTGGACGCTGACTTGGCGCCTGCTGCGTGGCGGCGGCCGCCATGGCAACCTCGGCGTGGCCCTCTCCATAGCCGCCTCCGCCCTCTGCACCTCGCTCCTGTTCCTGTGCGTGGCCGCCAACCTGGGCTTCGGCGCCCGCGCCGCCCACACGGACTGGCGCACCCCCGCGAAGTCCAACTCCGCGCAGGCGGTGGCGATCCAGGCCGCGGCGACCACGTTCGCCGACGGCGCCCCGGTGACGGTCGTAGACGTAGCGGCGCTCCCGGACGGCCGGACGAGTCCCCCCGCACCACCTGGCATGCCCCGCTTTCCCGAGCCGGGCGAGGTGTGGACTTCACCGGCGCTGGCCGAACTGCGTGGCTGGCGGGGCCTGTTGGGGCTATCAGGACTCCCGGGGTCGTCAGGGTCGTCGTCCGAACCCCCCACAGGCACCCTGGGCCGAGCCGCGCTGGCGCGGCCGGGCGAGCTGGTGGCGGTGGTCGGCTACGAGGCCGACTCCCCGACAATGACGACGAAACGCGGCACGGACCCCCGCCGCCCCGGCGACATAGTGACCCCGACTCCCATAGCGGACTTCAAGGGAGCACGCCCGGCGGACGGCATGACCACCCAGTACCAGGACCTGACGAAGCTCGCGACAGCCCTGGTGATCATCCCCCTCCTGCTCCTCGGCGCCTCCTCCGCCCGCCTGTCCGTCTCCCGCCGGGACAGCCGACTGGCCCTGCTGCGCCTGCTCGGCGCGGCACCGAGCCGCATAGCGGGAATGGCGGCGGCGGAGGCGGCACTGACGGCCACGGCGGGAGCGGTGACGGGCGCGCTGGGCTACGCGGCGCTGCTCCCCCTGGCGTCCAACGTCCCGGTGGCGGGCGGCAGTTGGTACGTCGCCGACCTCTGGGTGGGCGTGCCGGTCCTCCTCGCCGTCCTCACCGGCGTGGTCATGATGGTGACGGTCAGCGCGCTGGCGGGCCTGCGCCAGGTGGTCGTAGGCCCGTTGGGAGTCGTACGGCGTTCCCGCACCCCCCGCCTGAACGCCGTACGCGCCCTGCTGTTCGTCGCCGTACTCGTCGGCTACTGGCAGTTCTCCAAGGGCAGGCCGATGGACATCAACGCGGTGGTGTACTGCTGCGCGGCCGTCTTCGCCGCGCTGTCGGTCATCGGCCCTTGGGTGGTAGGCACGTTGGGCTCCCTGGTGACGGACCTGGCCCGCCGCCCCACCACCCTCCTGGCCGGCCGCCGCCTGCTGGACGACCCCAAGTCGGTCTGGCGCGCGGTCTCGGGCCTCACCCTGGCAGGCTTCGTAGCCGGCTTCTTCGCCCTCTTCAGCATCGCGGCGGGCTCCCCGTGGGACACCCCCGGCCAACTGTCCCTCGCCGTACCGAGCGAGCGGGTCGCGGCGGTGCGGGAGCTGGCGGAGGTTCGGTTGAGGGATGCGGGGATCGGGGCGACGGTTGGTGTGACGACGACTTGGGTGGCTACGGGCACGGGGGCAAGTGGCGGGGGCGGTAGCGGGGTTGAGGGCGATGGTGGGGTTGGGAGCGGCGGGGGCGGTGGAGTTGGGAGCGGCGGGGGCGGTGGGGCAGGCGGTGCGGGTGCCGGTGGCGGTGCGGGTGCCGGTGGCGGTGCGGTGGGCGGTGGCGGTGACGGTGACGGTGCGGTAAGCAGCACTGGTGGCGGTGCGGTAAGCAGCGCCGGTGGCGGTGCGGTGGGCGGTGGCAGCGCCGGTGGCGGTGGCGAACGCCAGCTCACGGCGACCATCACGGCCCCGGGCCGCATGGACGCGGCACGCGCCGCGCTGACCGGTCTCACCCCCGGCCAGTACCCCCTCACCGGCACGGACATCGACTGGCAGTCACGCGAGTTCGACCACGACTTCCACCTCTCGACCCTGACCGTCCTGGCCGCGAGCTTCACGATCGCCATCGCCTCAACCGGCATCACAGCGGCCTCCTCGGTCCTGGACCGCCGCCGCACCTACGGCCTGCTCCACCTCGCCGGCACCCCCCTCCGCGTCCTGGACACGGCGAGGCGCACGGAGTCGGTACTTCCGGGCGCGGTACTCACTACCGGCGCGGTACTCACGGGCCTGTTCTGCGCGGCCCCCCTGACCTTCGCCGGCGGCACACCACATCTGGACGCCGGGGGTCTCACCCTCCTCGCCGGCTGCCTGGCGCTGGGCTTCGCGGGGTTGGCGGGGGCGAGCGCGGCCAGCCGGCCGTTGCTGCGGGAGGTGGCACGGGGGGCGGGGCCTCGCCCGGACTGA
- a CDS encoding SigB/SigF/SigG family RNA polymerase sigma factor, with the protein MQAERTLNSRTSKRTYDDSPDTDESFRRIAALPDGPERAALCQEVVCAWMPMAVRLARRFRHRGESAEDLAQVAQLGLVKAVSRFDPSLGTAFPSFAIPTILGEVKRHFRDDLWVVHVPRRVQELRGQVRSADHELSATRGGTISAVGEIAAHTGLTETEVRLGQGALEAYTAWSLDAVPGHPTDGHPLTDTLGAVEPDFDLIVNREALRPLLRALPEREREILYMRFFCEMTQARIGLQLGVSQMHVSRLITRTCARLHDQVMAEPRAFRRAS; encoded by the coding sequence ATGCAGGCCGAACGCACACTCAACTCCCGTACCAGCAAGCGCACTTACGACGACTCCCCCGACACCGACGAGTCGTTCCGCCGGATCGCCGCACTGCCGGACGGTCCGGAGCGGGCGGCGCTGTGCCAGGAAGTGGTGTGCGCGTGGATGCCGATGGCCGTACGGCTGGCCCGGCGCTTCCGGCACCGCGGCGAGTCGGCCGAGGATCTCGCGCAGGTCGCCCAACTCGGCCTGGTCAAGGCCGTGTCGCGCTTCGACCCGAGTCTCGGCACGGCCTTCCCCAGCTTCGCCATCCCGACGATCCTCGGCGAGGTGAAGCGGCACTTCCGCGACGACCTCTGGGTAGTCCACGTCCCGCGCCGGGTGCAGGAGCTGCGCGGTCAAGTCCGGTCCGCCGACCATGAGTTGAGTGCCACGCGGGGCGGGACGATCTCCGCCGTCGGCGAGATCGCCGCGCACACGGGACTGACGGAGACCGAAGTACGGCTGGGCCAGGGGGCGTTGGAGGCCTACACCGCCTGGTCCCTGGACGCCGTACCCGGCCACCCCACGGACGGCCACCCGCTGACCGACACCCTCGGCGCCGTCGAGCCCGACTTCGACCTGATCGTCAACCGCGAGGCGCTACGTCCCCTGTTGCGGGCGCTGCCCGAGCGGGAGCGCGAGATCCTCTACATGCGCTTCTTCTGCGAGATGACGCAGGCGCGCATCGGGCTCCAGCTCGGCGTCTCCCAGATGCACGTCTCCCGCCTGATCACCCGCACCTGCGCCCGTCTGCACGACCAGGTGATGGCCGAACCGCGCGCGTTCAGGAGGGCGTCGTAA
- a CDS encoding ANTAR domain-containing protein — MRHAPCTTHQPTTTHEERPPRPLLTAVSPTPDPALLAELGQLRVQNSQLALALETRAVIDQARGMVMAIAPCNGDRAWDLLVGVSQHCNIKLRTVAAALVATTEDKALPADIQRELRRALRRLHAADRP; from the coding sequence ATGAGGCACGCGCCCTGCACCACGCACCAACCGACCACGACCCATGAAGAACGGCCCCCGCGCCCCCTGTTGACGGCCGTTTCCCCGACTCCCGACCCGGCCCTGCTGGCCGAGCTCGGCCAACTACGCGTACAGAACAGTCAGTTGGCACTGGCCCTGGAGACCCGGGCGGTGATCGACCAGGCGCGCGGCATGGTGATGGCCATCGCACCGTGCAACGGCGACAGGGCCTGGGACCTGCTGGTGGGCGTCTCCCAGCACTGCAACATCAAACTCCGGACCGTGGCGGCGGCCCTGGTGGCCACGACGGAGGACAAGGCGCTCCCGGCCGACATCCAGCGGGAGTTGCGCCGCGCGCTGCGCCGCCTCCACGCGGCGGACCGGCCGTAG
- a CDS encoding VanZ family protein: protein MWQVVFYVTPATCLVAILTTVLFCLAVERLSSRHPENVRSIARVLLSVWSLLVLAATVIPEGALGTDDGKIYWLPGEGLLYGTSGMDASEISMIFKQEAANALMFIPLSVLAYYSARRPSLYVVLGSCVAFSFVIEFTQWVERAGRTADVDDLTFNTLGAVIGVLAVSSASFAVARLSAPARRPAHSAGR from the coding sequence GTGTGGCAAGTCGTCTTCTATGTAACTCCGGCCACTTGCCTTGTCGCCATCCTGACAACCGTACTCTTCTGCCTGGCCGTCGAACGCCTGTCCTCCCGTCACCCGGAAAACGTCCGGTCAATCGCGAGAGTGCTTTTGTCAGTCTGGTCACTACTCGTCCTTGCCGCGACGGTAATCCCCGAAGGCGCGCTGGGAACAGATGACGGAAAGATCTACTGGCTTCCGGGCGAAGGACTTCTGTACGGCACTTCCGGTATGGACGCGAGCGAGATCTCAATGATCTTCAAGCAAGAGGCCGCGAACGCTCTGATGTTCATTCCACTCTCCGTGCTGGCTTACTACAGCGCACGCAGGCCTTCCCTGTATGTCGTCCTGGGCTCATGCGTGGCATTCAGTTTCGTCATTGAATTCACGCAGTGGGTGGAACGCGCAGGAAGAACGGCAGACGTGGACGACCTCACCTTCAACACGCTCGGAGCGGTGATCGGGGTGCTGGCGGTCAGTTCCGCCTCATTCGCCGTCGCACGCTTGAGCGCTCCGGCCCGCAGGCCTGCCCACTCGGCCGGCCGATAG
- a CDS encoding SCO4225 family membrane protein, translating to MPSTDAGPARSPLHRIGQSLRNPFALGYLGICMAIVIWTVVVTVTDDSGESMAGVVPVLATAPVSFLVLVLPGGKAMFIVAVVIGALVNASIIGWCARALSRSNQSDATR from the coding sequence ATGCCCAGTACCGACGCCGGCCCCGCCCGCTCCCCGCTGCACCGAATCGGCCAGAGCCTCCGCAACCCCTTCGCTCTCGGCTACCTCGGGATCTGCATGGCCATCGTCATCTGGACGGTCGTCGTGACCGTGACGGACGACTCGGGTGAGTCCATGGCGGGCGTCGTGCCCGTCCTGGCCACCGCCCCGGTCAGCTTCTTGGTCCTCGTACTCCCGGGCGGCAAGGCCATGTTCATCGTCGCGGTCGTCATCGGCGCACTGGTGAACGCCTCCATCATCGGCTGGTGCGCCCGCGCACTGAGCCGCAGCAACCAGTCCGACGCCACCCGCTGA
- a CDS encoding N-6 DNA methylase encodes MVQFDLFGEVEQKLETRAEQREAEQREEEAAKPRYAPRRKKYAAPRAPNQHAHKIAENVMDAWYSHHGGSRMDIPLGTVAALTFFREPLVGDWLLTLQPSQFPPLLREIWGVQWYHRPDLIQCARPLHDWIEEDPHDHQLRAVQAVVHTAVNTGLLDLTGHDDPYTRTGADILSPLLTGLRHKSDKKWRGEYHTPPCVSDLMANILLDAHDGRQTIREPAIGSGGMFRSVAHLLHERNLNPHDYTWIGNDIDPLSAACAAVNAIYWDLGPQVAIWCGNTFEENGLNKALTERTAVIKHRNTVVERARLEQKTRRLLHAFDQLLEGAAA; translated from the coding sequence ATGGTCCAGTTCGACCTCTTCGGCGAGGTGGAGCAGAAGCTCGAGACCCGCGCCGAACAGCGCGAAGCCGAACAGCGCGAAGAGGAAGCCGCCAAGCCCCGCTACGCACCCCGCCGCAAGAAGTACGCGGCGCCCCGCGCCCCCAACCAGCACGCCCACAAGATCGCCGAGAACGTGATGGACGCCTGGTACAGCCACCACGGCGGCAGCCGCATGGACATTCCCCTCGGCACCGTCGCCGCCCTGACCTTCTTCCGCGAACCCCTCGTCGGCGACTGGCTCCTCACCCTCCAACCCTCGCAGTTCCCACCGCTGTTGCGCGAGATCTGGGGCGTCCAGTGGTACCACCGCCCCGACCTCATCCAATGCGCACGCCCCCTGCACGACTGGATCGAAGAAGATCCCCACGACCACCAACTCCGCGCCGTCCAGGCCGTCGTCCACACCGCGGTGAACACCGGACTTCTCGACCTCACCGGCCACGACGACCCGTACACACGAACCGGCGCCGACATCCTCAGCCCGCTCCTCACCGGCCTGCGGCACAAGAGCGACAAGAAATGGCGCGGCGAGTACCACACCCCACCCTGCGTCTCGGACCTGATGGCGAACATCCTCCTGGACGCCCATGACGGGCGGCAGACGATCCGGGAGCCGGCCATCGGCAGCGGCGGCATGTTCCGCTCCGTCGCCCACCTCCTCCACGAACGCAACCTCAACCCCCACGACTACACGTGGATCGGCAACGACATCGACCCCCTCTCCGCCGCCTGCGCCGCAGTCAACGCCATCTACTGGGATCTCGGCCCCCAAGTCGCCATCTGGTGCGGCAACACCTTCGAGGAGAACGGCCTCAACAAGGCACTCACCGAACGCACCGCGGTCATCAAGCACCGCAACACCGTCGTCGAGCGCGCCAGGCTCGAACAGAAGACGCGGCGACTCCTCCACGCCTTCGACCAACTTCTTGAGGGAGCAGCCGCATGA
- a CDS encoding response regulator, translating to MTEANAGAGTSGSGRRITVLIADDQEMVRTGFRLILQLQPDIEVVGEAADGAECVELARKLRPDVCLVDIRMPKLDGLEVTRLLAGPKAVDPLRVVVVTTFDQDDYVYGALHGGACGFLLKDAGPGLLVEAVRAASRGDALVSPAVTVRLLERIGEQRPAAETARRAEVSSSPLTGRELDVVRLVAEGRTNQEICAELFVSLSTVKTHMASVQGKLKLRNRVEIAAWAWRSGVVGDR from the coding sequence ATGACCGAGGCCAATGCCGGTGCCGGCACGAGTGGTTCGGGAAGACGTATCACCGTTCTGATCGCCGACGATCAGGAAATGGTGCGCACCGGATTCCGGCTCATCCTCCAACTCCAGCCCGACATCGAGGTGGTGGGCGAGGCGGCCGACGGCGCGGAGTGCGTGGAGCTGGCCAGGAAGCTGCGGCCCGACGTGTGTCTCGTCGACATCCGGATGCCGAAGCTCGACGGGCTGGAGGTGACCCGGCTGCTCGCGGGGCCCAAGGCCGTCGATCCGCTGCGGGTCGTGGTCGTGACGACCTTCGACCAGGACGACTACGTCTACGGGGCGTTGCACGGCGGCGCCTGCGGGTTCCTGCTGAAGGACGCGGGACCCGGGCTGCTGGTGGAGGCCGTGCGCGCGGCCTCGCGCGGCGACGCGCTGGTGTCGCCCGCCGTGACCGTACGGCTGTTGGAGCGGATCGGTGAGCAGCGGCCCGCGGCGGAGACCGCCCGGCGGGCCGAGGTGTCCTCAAGTCCCCTGACGGGACGGGAACTTGATGTGGTGCGGCTGGTCGCCGAGGGGCGGACCAATCAGGAGATCTGCGCCGAGCTGTTCGTGTCGCTCTCCACCGTCAAGACGCACATGGCCAGCGTCCAGGGCAAGTTGAAGCTGCGGAACCGGGTGGAGATAGCCGCCTGGGCGTGGCGGAGCGGTGTGGTCGGCGACCGCTGA
- a CDS encoding DUF4333 domain-containing protein, with the protein MKRIVIALAAAAVLAGGVVVAWNVFDNSSVATASGPDHTVPRAEVEKQAKENYAIPFFQDGPQSVSCPGGLRAKMDYTVACTAVFKGETKKMLISVTGVHGDRVSFDYGLTK; encoded by the coding sequence ATGAAGCGCATCGTCATCGCCCTGGCCGCGGCCGCCGTACTGGCCGGCGGCGTCGTGGTGGCATGGAACGTGTTCGACAACTCGTCGGTCGCCACCGCGAGCGGCCCGGACCACACGGTGCCGCGCGCCGAGGTCGAGAAGCAGGCCAAGGAGAACTACGCCATCCCCTTTTTCCAGGACGGCCCGCAGTCCGTGAGCTGCCCGGGCGGCCTGCGCGCGAAGATGGACTACACCGTGGCGTGCACCGCCGTCTTCAAGGGCGAGACGAAGAAGATGCTGATCTCCGTCACCGGAGTGCACGGCGACCGCGTGAGCTTCGACTACGGCCTGACGAAGTAG